caaagattgttttttgtttttgtaacatcaaaagttcatttttgaggcaaacagaaaatccagcGTATTGTAGTTTACTATAAACTGGGACTGAAAACCCCGgacaaatttggaaaataaatccaGCTAAAGTGGGCGGTGCTTTGAGGCACAGAGTGACACAGCCTAGTGTTGGGACAGATGGAGAGGGGTTAAGCTAGGCTGTAGTAAGCGCTGTTACCAACTTGGTACTTTATGGTTATAGTTTTCTCCCAAGTCGCGCTTGAAGAAAGTATCAACATGTGCAAAACTGAGAAACTCAATCAACCAACTGGACGTTGAATTATGTCACTGGAGATTTGTTCTCCTGTCCAGGGGATGAATCCTTGGCCCTCTGCATCAGTGAAGACTGTGGCATGGGAGCAGGCATAGCGGCGATGTTCAAGAAGAAGTTTGGCCGAGTCTCAGAGCTAAAGGAGCAGAGTGAGTCAGACTAGTTACTAAAGtcattgttttggaaaaaaggtttcatgtttttgcagttgATTAAAATGTATGATTTCAACTACAAGTGCTAAATCATatcctgttttgtattttgtatgtaTGTCCTAATAGAGAAGCTGCCGGGGCAGTGTGCTGTCCTGACTCATGATCAACGTTTCATCTACTATCTGGTAAACATACCACAATTATACTGCACAGGACCAAAAGTTGTTTCATTATTCAATCTGGTAACTGTATCTTTTCTGTTATGTGTCTCagatcacaaaaaaaaagagccagcCAGAAACCCACATATGTCAGCCTAAGAAGGAACTACTGTGGATCAATGACTATAATAAATACCCTtaaatcttcttctttattgGGAATAACTAAACAATTTGTTTGTCTTGTATCTCCCCCCTCAGAATCGGCTGTGTCCTGGACCAGCTGCAGTGGTCAAAGGTGTCAAAGATCCTggaacagatctttaaagagacaaatatcTCCATCACAGTGTACAGCCTGTCCTGCGTTGCATTAAAGCTTCAAATGCATGTTATTAGTTATACTCTACAAttcagagggggaaaaaatttagtcattttaatgagctccaaatttttaaaagttttgacaAACCTTAAAGTTTCATTAAATGTTCCATAACAACGCAGTCTACCTGGGTCAATTCTTTCAGACGTTCATCTATAACAGGCCTCTGTAATCTAAAATAGATGAAAATGTTGCTgtgagaaacaagaaaaaatgtcagaaaaaaaacaatttttgtttcttcaaaagATTTTCAATGTTCAAAAGCTGAAACAGTTTTGAGAATTttgaaaatctctttttttttttttttttacgaccGTGAGGGTGTCATCAAACAAGAATTCAAAGTTTGCATGTGTGAAGCATCTCTATAATATTTCCTTTAAGAGTGGACACAGTCTGTCTGCCTGAGGCACCAAAGTGGTGTTTGCTAATAACATTGGTTTGGTCTTGTCAGCACTGTGATCCAGTTGTACCTGCTGTAGTGTACGCCAGACCCCATCAGAATCTCTGTACCGATTCTACAGCATCTTAGCATTTTGATTCCTGATTCACTAACATGACGAAGAGCAGGGGACCTAATTTTGAACTCTGTGGCGCCCCCCTGTGGACACTCAGAACACAGACCATCTTATTTCATATACTGAGTCCTGTTCCCCAAAGAATTCAGTAAACCaataggtttttaaaaacaatatgtttcatttttactgtttttatcttttttatgaaTGCATGCACTTTACTAGCTGaagaaaactgacagaaaacagaaggtACTGAAGTCGCCACCAGGGGGCATCTTAGCATCTCTCAACTTTTAGACGTGCCTCTGCTGcgccacacctgaatagaataattaggtcatcaGTGAAGTCCTTCTGTATCTTAGTGTATCTATTTGTGCAAACCTCAACAAGAAACTAGCAGCAAAGAATATGACCAGAAGAAGAATCATCTATATTTCAGTATGTAGCTAGTGCGATATATGACAGAAATTTGTTCCTTTTATGGTTAGAGGAAACACAGCTGTCCTGACTCTCAGCATTACAGGCAGGTGAAATCTTTTTATTGTCTTCTGAATTCATATGGTTTTAgtggtgtttttaaaaacaggaattaGACCAAACAGGCCTGAAAATCATGGAAACTAAACTTTTAGGTGTTTATTAGTaagagttattttattttatttttatttatttaaaacctaTGGTTCTTTTATTACATGTTGCAGTTATGCACATGTTGATCCTCCATACTTAACAGATACTTAACAATTGTTGTTTTCTTGGTTTTACTTTCAGGAGTACattctctttcctttttttaattatgtaattttgtttaaaattacattttgaagtattctgcaaattcaaacttaatgttttgCGTGTGTACAGGCAACTTATTTTAGTAGCTAAAAACTCAGAAACTCTAACCTGGTAGAACTGAAAGCAATGTGGGATTTAAAAATGTAGCCTTGTTGGTAGGTGATGAATAGGACATCCTCAAACCGCAAGCATCAAATAAAACACCTCCACTCCTTATAGGGTGCCAGTTCTTCAACAGCCTCTTCACATCGCCTTGCACCTGCAGCCGAGCAGAGAGCAATGGATCCTGGGTACTCCTCCTACGTAGCTTACACAGTTTACCCTGTTGAGACCGTCCCACTGCAGGACAGGAGACATGAAGCGTCCCCTGGACAGCCTGGGGATCCCACAGGAGTTCAGCACACCGTAGTGAACGTCCCCACTGAGCCTCCAACTGATTATCTGGTCTGGTCGCTGTGCAACTTCGTctatggaaatattttctgttttggattGGTGGCTCTCATTTATTCTGTCAGGGTGAGTTCATGCTAATAGTTTCTCAGTAATTTGTCttgaatgtaaacattttctgtttgtctttgaaAAAGGACAGAAATCATGAAGAATGTTGAAACTGGCTTCTGATTCCCATTTTGGTAAATGGGTTTGATGCAGTTTGGACAAATTTAGAGACTAATTAGAATAATCTGGATTATTAAGGAATAAAGACAAATAGCTGTAAGTCACAGTGTGACTTCACTAAACTCAAATATcaaggaatttatttttgttttgaacatttattagtttgtgttttcagaaacagaaaaaggaacagaaaattGTTCCTTGTGCTGTTATATTACATTACATATGTAgagaataagaaagaaaaaacaaacaaaatattaaggtAGTTCAATGCTATAAATGGCCTTTCTACTGAAACTATGAGTCTAGATTAAAACCCCACAATTTAGTGGATCAAAAGGCTAAAAACGGCTgaaaaacctttaaactttttattttttacattgaaagagtttttttgtcaaaaaataaataaatcaatgtgtGATTTGGTAAATCAGAGACAAAAGTCCCAAAGACGCAGCAGGCAATAATGGAGAGCCCTTTGTTCGCCTTGTGAACCGTTTATTAGaagaatatttttctgcttccagGCCAGAGACAGGAAGGTGGTCGGAGATCAGGACGGAGCCAGACGTCACGCCTCCACTGCTCGCGCTTTCAACATCACAGCGACCGTCCTGATGTCTTTACTCGTCTTTCTCTCCATTGTTGTGCCCCTTGCTTTAATTGCAGAGACGACAAGATACCGTTATAGATATTAACTCAGTAACTTTTGTGAGGTATGAGGGGTTTTCAAACACCATGACTCGTCTGCTTTTCTGGTTTTACTTTGGTGCGtcaaataaaactgtaacagttatgaggggccgtttaggacaaaatttacgttttgtctctcacacactaccaaaaactctcgcatactccaaaaaagtagccacgcacactccaaaaaattacgttttgtctctcacacactaccaaaaactctcgcatactccaaaaaaatagcctcgcacactccaaaaaattacgttttgtccctcacacactaccaaaaactcacgcatactccaaaaaaatagcctcgcatactcaaaaaattacgttttgtctctcacacactaccaaaaactctcgcatactcaaaaaaattacattttgtctctcacacactaccaaaaactcacgcatactcaaaaaaatagccacgcacactcaaaaattactcacgcacattcaaaaaatactcaaattgcgtatacacacactactaaaatgtcacacacacacacacaaacgttaactttctcgctcacatacactactatcagctcgctcacatacactgtactaacagctcgcacattcacaaacgttaactttctcgctcacatacactactaccagctcgcgcacatacacacaaacgttaactttctcgcacacatacactgctaacagctcgcacacacacagacgttaactttctcgctcacatacactactaccagctcgcgcacatacacacaaacgttaactttctcgcacacatacactgctaacagctcgcacacacacagacgttaactttctcgctcacatacactactaccagctcgcgcacatacacacaaacgttaactttctcgctcacatacactactatcagctcgcacacatacactgctaacagctcgcacattcacaaacgttaactttctcgcacacatacactgctaacagctcgcacacacacagacgtttatctctcacatacacaagactaaagttgaacacacacacagtactaagactcgttttatgtatgtgtgagagcgagactttttatgaatgtgtgagagcgacactctttatgaatgtgtgagagcgagaatctttttgaatgtgtgagagcgacactctttttgaatgtgtgagagttgtcacggaagaggcggggcataatttttggatcaaactgcgcatgcgtagatcctaaactataagtttcgattgttgactcactgtatgttctattacttagtatatttgtgcttttaaatatatatagaacgtttaactttcttgtagattaaatgtgctatagaaataaatgaatctgattgattgattaaaaatagcaaaattcccagtggacagattgtactacagcaattttgctatttttaatcaatcaatcagattcatttatttctatagcacatttaatctacaagaaagttaaacgttctatatatatttaaaagcacaaatatactaagtaatagaacatacagtgagtcaacaatcgaaacgtatagtttaggatctacgcatgcgcagtttgatccaaaaattatgccccgcctcttccgtgacaactctcatacattcaaaaagagtgtcgctctcacacattcaaaaagattctcgctctcacacattcataaagagtgtcgctctcacacattcataaaaagtctcgctctcacacatacataaaacgagtcttagtactgtgtgtgtgttcaactttagtcttgtgtatgtgagagataaacgtctgtgtgtgtgcgagctgttagcagtgtatgtgtgcgagaaagttaacgtttgtgaatgtgcgagctgttagcagtgtatgtgtgcgagaaagttaacgtttgtgtgtatgtgcgcgagctgttagcagtgtatgtgtgcgagaaagttaacgtttgtgtgtatgtgtgcgagctgttagcagtgtatgtgagcgagaaagttaacgtttgtgaatgtgcgagctgttagtacagtgtatgtgagcgagaaagttaacgtttgtgaatgtgcgagctgttagcagtgtatgtgtgcgagaaagttaacgtttgtgaatgtgcgagctgttagcagtgtatgtgtgcgagaaagttaacgtttgtgtgtatgtgcgcgagctgttagcagtgtatgtgtgcgagaaagttaacgtttgtgaatgtgcgagctgttagcagtgtatgtgtgcgagaaagttaacgtttgtgtgtatgtgtgcgagctgttagtacagtgtatgtgagcgagctgatagtagtgtatgtgagcgagaaagttaacgtttgtgtgtgtgtgtgtgacattttagtagtgtgtgtatacgcaatttgagtattttttgaatgtgcgtgagtaatttttgagtgtgcgtggctatttttttgagtatgcgtgagtttttggtagtgtgtgagagacaaaatgtaatttttttgagtatgcgagagtttttggtagtgtgtgagggacaaaacgtaattttttggagtgtgcgaggctatttttttggagtatgcgagagtttttggtagtgtgtgagagacaaaacgtaattttttggagtgtgcgtggctacttttttggagtatgcgagagtttttggtagtgtgtgagagacaaaacgtaattttttggagtgtgcgtggctacttttttggagtatgcgagagtttttggtagtgtgtgagagacaaaacgtaattttttggagtgtgcgtggctacttttttggagtatgcgagagtttttggtagtgtgtgagagacaaaacgtaaattttgtcctaaacggcccctcataaaCAGTTGTACTAGTGGTGAGATCTGAGGCAACAAAGAAGAACTTCAACTGAATAAAGTTCACTGGCTTAAAATCTGCAATGTGTGTTTTAGCTCCGATGAATGAAAAGCTTGAATCAtgatgataataaaaacaatcctGTTCTCTGTTCTCATGGTGAAATTGCACTGATAATGGACACTCAGAGTATAAATGTTGACTTTAGTTCAGCATAGTTGCAGTCAAACTACTCAGCTGTAGATTTTGTTAAAGATGTTTTGTCCTTAAAATGTCAAGTTCAGATCAACGAATCAGTGAGCAAATCAGCTAAAACACAACCTTCATGTTTCAaggaaacagcagaaaacactTCCTGCTATTTAACTCCAGTTTTTCTACTAAAAAATAAGACTTGCACAATTACACTGGCTTGTACTCGTCTCATTGCTTATATTGTCCAGGTTCCCCTGGACAATATAAGGGGACGAATATAAACATGTTATATCCGTGTTTGATAATGACCAGGCGTGTTGTATTGCTCAGACACTTTTATTAAAGTCTCTTTCCTTGCGTCTGCTCACACAGGTTTTGTACAGGTGTGTCACCCCAGACTCTCTCACTCTGTTGTCCTATTCTTTACATTTATGCATTCACATGAACTCATGATTGCCACCTAGTGGACATAAGCATAATTCATTCAATCATCACATCCTCCTTTCTTTAAAGTAAGAATGCTACAAAAGAATCCTGTCAAAGGTCAAAGAACATACAttgtatgagacagataaaacatgaattacaaGATACAAACATTTCAACTTAGAcattttccccccttttttctttttacaagttCAGCCCATCAGGTTTTTTTCACCACTCTGGTAGATCTTCTTAACACAGGTGCATTGTCCATGTCGCAATGTGTTTCAGTTGTAGGAATAATCTGAGAGTCCTTAGAATCTTCATTCGACTCATCAACAGGCTCTAATGGAATTTTCAACAAACTGCGACGATTTCGTCTCAGAACTTGtccatcttcagttttcacttcaAATCAACGTGGAGCTCCTTCCTGCAGAATAGTTGCCTTAGTATTCCATCCCTCATCATCCTGAATCCTTACTGGGTCCTTGTATGACAATGTGGGTAGAATCTTAGCTGATCTGTCATAATatgacttttgttttactttctgcttTCGTAACCTGTACTCCAACTCCAACGCTTTCTTTGCACCTTGTTCATTACTGTCATAACTTGGCAAAGTTGTACGAATCTTTCGATTCATCAAAAGTTAAGGGGGTGAAAATCCACATTGCAATGGTGATGATCTGTAGCTTAATAAAGCTAAATATGGATCAGAGTTACTATCTGCAGCTTTCTTCAGAAGTTGCTTAAGAATATGAACTCCTTTCTCCGCTTTTCCATTCGACTGTGCATAATGTGGACTTGATATTACATGCTTAAAATCATACTGTTCCGTAAACTTTTGCCATTCTCTGCTACTAAAACATGGTCcattgtcactcaccacaatATGTGGGATGCCATGCCTTGCAAAGATTGATTTAGCATGTGCTATGACACAATTTGATGACATATTAGCTAATAGAGCCATCTCTGGATAATTTGAATAGTAATCAATGGTCACTAAATAGTCTTTActcttaaaatgaaacaaatccattCCCACTTTCAGCCATGGTGATGTAGGAATGTCAGTTATAATCATAGGTTCTTTGCtctgtttatttctaaatgtctgacatgtttcacatttaCTTATTAGCACCTCAATGTCCTTATTTAGTCCAGGCCAGAAAACTGATTCCCTAGCTCTTCTTTTACATGTTTCAATGCCTAGGTGACCCTCATGAATCCGCTGTAGAATGTCCTGTCGTAACTCTTATGGAATTacaattctgttgtttttcagtaaCAGTCCATTCACAATACTTAGGTTAGCTTTAACATTGAAAAACTGTGAACATGAGCCTATTGGCCATCCTTCATCCATATTCTGTATGACCAACTGTAACTCTGTCTTTAGCTGTTGCCTCAACTATTTCCTGTAACTTTCCATCTGACACAGGCAACACAGTGGACACCAAATTCACATGACACTGAATATCCTCTTCAGTTGAACTCACACTACTGTCTGAAGGGGCTCTAGACAGAGCATCAGCAAGAATCAGATGTTTCCCTGGAGTGTAGATCAATGTAAATTCATACCTCTGCATCTTCATCATAAGTCTCTGAATCCTTGGTGACATCTCGTTCAGATGGTTTTTATAATGGCAACCAAGGGTCGGTGATCTGTTTCAACTACAAAAGATGGCAGACCATACACATAGTTATGAAACCGTTCTAGTCCATAAGCCAGCCCCAAGCATTCTTTTTCTATTTGAGCATATCTGCATTCAGCTTTGGTCATGGCTCTGGACGCATACGCCACTGGCTTCCATTGTTCATTCTCAGTCTGAAGAAGAACTGCTCCAAGTCCATCTTTTGAGGCATCTGtagacagttttatttttttttggttggaTCGTAGAAGGTGAGCACCGGTTCCAtagtcagatatttttttagttctttccaCTCTTGTTCATGAACTTCTGTCCACTGGAATTGACTCTCGTTGTACAGGAGTCTGCGAATGTTTGTCATCTTTGCACTCAAATTGGGAATGAATTTTCCTATAAAGTTAATCATCCCCATGATGCGTAGGACACCCGTTTTGTCGACAGGCGGTGGCATCTtcaaaatggcttttattttatCCTTATCTGGTGTAACACCTTGGGCAGATAGTTTGTCTCCaagaaacataatttctttgactccaaactcacatttatttttattgagctTCAGTCCATTTTTCCGTATGCGCTCCATGGCGCGTTTCAATCCATCATTGTGTTCTTGAGCTGTTGATCCCCAGATAATGATGTCATCAATGTAGACTCTCACTCCTTCCAAGCCTTCTATGATCCGCTCCATCGCTCTGTGGAATATTTCTGATGCCGATTTTATCCCAAAAGGAAGTCTTAGAAAACAGTATCTTCCAAAAGGTGTGTTAAAGGTACAATACTTGGTACTGCTTTCATCCAGCTTTACTTGCCAGAACCCTTGTGCTGCATCCAACTTGGTGAAATATCTTGCTCCAGCCATCTCACTGATTATTTCCTCTCGAGTGGGTATTTGATAATGTTCTCTCCTGATGTTCTCATTTAGATCTTTTGGATCCATGCATATTCTCAATTCTCCATGCTTCTTCTTTGTAATCACTATGGAATTAACCCAATCTGTAGGCTCCTCCACTTTCTGAATGGCTCCCAACCTAGTCATTCGGTCCAACTCATTTTTCAACTCCTCTCGCAGTGGTGCTGGAATACGACCTGCAGCATGCACAACAGGCTGAGCGCCCTCTCTCAGCTGAATCTTGTATGTGCAGGGTACAGCACCCGATCCTTGAAAAACATCCTCATAATCCTGAAGCATTGCATCAACAGGGTTATTAGATTCattcatttcagtgtttatgtGATACACTCTTTTCACCAGTCCAAGTTCTTCACATGATTTATCACCTAAAAGTGACTCACGATCTTCTTTTACAACTGAGAAGAACACAAGATGTTTTGTTCCTCTAACTGTCACATTCAGCTGACAGGTGCCAATGCACTCAATTGATTGTCCATTATAGTCTCTCAGACCcgactttatttcttttatatgaGGTTTTACTTGCATTTCTTTTATATCAGACATGCTAATGAGATTCGCCTTAGCACCTGTGTCCaatctgaactgaactgtggTTCCATTTATTAACAAAGGAATTGTCCATTTATCATCTCTGTCGACACACTGCActttttctgactcattttcaCAATTCACAACACCAATAAAGAATGTGTCACTCAGGTCAGTTTCCTCTACTAGGTTTACACGATTCCTCTTCTTTCCTCTTCATTAAGCATTGCTTTGCAAAAATGATTCTTTCCACGGCAATTTAAACACTGCTTACCGCAAGCAGGACATTGTCTCGCTTTATGCAGTGATCCACAGCGCTTACAGTTGATAATGGCTTCCTCTTGCAGCTGGCAGGACACCGCTCCTACTGCCGCTGCTCCGTCGCTGAACTGTGAAGTAGTTCCTGTCGAAAGTTCAGAAAATGTCCTCACTTGCTGCAGAGACAGTTCACTCGCCCGACACATCTCCACAGCTGTTTCCAGGGTCAGCTCCACTTCTCTCAGca
Above is a window of Xiphophorus hellerii strain 12219 chromosome 2, Xiphophorus_hellerii-4.1, whole genome shotgun sequence DNA encoding:
- the LOC116707500 gene encoding dispanin subfamily A member 2b-like translates to MDPGYSSYVAYTVYPVETVPLQDRRHEASPGQPGDPTGVQHTVVNVPTEPPTDYLVWSLCNFVYGNIFCFGLVALIYSVRARDRKVVGDQDGARRHASTARAFNITATVLMSLLVFLSIVVPLALIAETTRYRYRY